The following are encoded together in the Callithrix jacchus isolate 240 chromosome 19, calJac240_pri, whole genome shotgun sequence genome:
- the NENF gene encoding neudesin isoform X2 codes for MAGPAPGGRLRPLAALTLVLALAPGLPTARAGQTPRPAERGPPVRLFTEEELARYGGEEEDQPIYLAVKGVVFDVTSGKEFYGRGAPYNALTGKDSTRGVAKMSLDPADLTHDTTGLTAKELEALDDIFTKVYKAKYPIVGYTARRILNEDGSPNLDFKPEDQPHFDIKDEF; via the exons ATGGCGGGCCCCGCGCCGGGCGGGCGGCTGCGGCCGCTGGCAGCGCTGACCCTGGTTCTGGCGCTGGCCCCGGGGCTGCCCACAGCAAGGGCCGGGCAGACGCCGCGCCCTGCCGAACGGGGGCCCCCGGTGCGGCTCTTCACCGAGGAGGAGCTGGCGCGCTATGGCGGGGAGGAG GAAGATCAGCCCATCTACTTGGCAGTGAAGGGAGTGGTGTTTGATGTCACCTCCGGAAAGG AGTTTTATGGACGGGGAGCCCCCTACAATGCCTTAACCGGGAAGGACTCCACTAGAGGGGTAGCCAAGATGTCCTTGGATCCTGCAGACCTCACCCATGACACT ACCGGTCTCACAGCCAAAGAACTGGAGGCCCTGGATGACATCTTCACCAAAGTGTACAAAGCCAAATACCCCATCGTCGGCTACACGGCCCGGAGAATTCTCAACGAGGACGGCAGCCCCAACCTGGACTTCAAGCCTGAAGACCAGCCCCATTTTGACATCAAGGACGAGTTCTGA
- the NENF gene encoding neudesin isoform X1 codes for MDSCAISLFPLHPFNVDYVFLPVNLDYFANLLTFIVSSYNLNFIILSDGHGSHVVLLSQLFGKRGGHNLPANVGRCIEMPFAILASVGSHKGIELHFGSSRLEFYGRGAPYNALTGKDSTRGVAKMSLDPADLTHDTTGLTAKELEALDDIFTKVYKAKYPIVGYTARRILNEDGSPNLDFKPEDQPHFDIKDEF; via the exons ATGGACAGTTGTGCCATTAGCCTTTTCCCGCTGCACCCGTTCAATGTAGATTACGTATTTCTTCCTGTAAACCTGGACTACTTTGCCAATCTGCTGACCTTTATAGTGTCCTCGTACAACCTGAACTTCATCATCCTTTCGGATGGGCATGGATCGCACGTTGTACTTCTGTCTCAACTCTTTGGAAAGAGGGGAGGACATAATCTTCCTGCGAATGTGGGAAGGTGCATTGAAATGCCTTTTGCGATTCTTGCTTCGGTCGGAAGTCACAAAGGGATTGAACTTCATTTCGGCAGCTCCCGCTTAG AGTTTTATGGACGGGGAGCCCCCTACAATGCCTTAACCGGGAAGGACTCCACTAGAGGGGTAGCCAAGATGTCCTTGGATCCTGCAGACCTCACCCATGACACT ACCGGTCTCACAGCCAAAGAACTGGAGGCCCTGGATGACATCTTCACCAAAGTGTACAAAGCCAAATACCCCATCGTCGGCTACACGGCCCGGAGAATTCTCAACGAGGACGGCAGCCCCAACCTGGACTTCAAGCCTGAAGACCAGCCCCATTTTGACATCAAGGACGAGTTCTGA